aataaaatatttcagttggttaataattatttaagaaaatcgtatttttgtatatataaaagtaaaattatattttctgtATATTACACGAGACAATATAAATACGTGAAATAAACACaataagttttaagaataacatatttattaattatagataaaacatgttaaaatacaattgtattgttatttaaagttttatttgcatcaaaaatggctagtaagatatataaattttggtaTAATGACAATGTAATGTTAATACATTTAATACTGTTGAATAtagtaatattcaaaattgctCTTTAGTGTAGCTGTTTTCTATAATAtggttgttatatatttgtataatgacgatataaaagtaaatataaacaaaacactGTATCTACTATaattaaatttcaaaccaacTCATTTAGGTGGGTTGGCCACCATGACATCATTGAGAGTCTGTTGTCTTGAAGAACGTATGTTCAATTCTTGTCGTGGATAAGACTGATAATGATAACTAATCATCGATGCAAAAAAACTCAACATTGAGGTTTCGtaggtaccaattcggtacacgGGATCAAAGAGTTCCCTTCGATCTACCTTGTGatttaaatgaaatttcaaaaaatatattatcttcttatttatataaaatcaaatactcaattaaaaatcttaaactacattatgtatctatttaataaaataacatatttattttatgttttttgttcGAATAATCTAACTTCCAATAATAAATTAGACAATCTAACTTCcatattttaatgttttgttCTAGTATTTTTCTGTATTTTATAactccttttttaattttttttcttgtaatattttgtcaaaatataaaaggtaattgttcttgcattgaaatttaaatatgcgtacgaaattaaactaagttaataaaaaatttaaggcttgtaatgaaaaattcaaactcattatgtttttataattatatatcatgtatTCAATCTCTCTATGTAACTAAAAGATGATAATTTCATaggtgacatttttagtttttttgtcacattagatttttaataaGGTGCCatattttccatttaaattgttatatctatgttgccatgtacaatttttatcatcaattttgatcataatcattaatcataatcctaatcattaatatttaattttccattttatatataagtacaaagattatatacattatactactttttttttaattaattcaatgataattatcttttatcaaataagattgtttattatattatgtttattttttgaaaaatatttattatattatatttaataattatatatcatgagaaagacttttatgatttaaatatttatgtttcattagtcttgCTTTTATACTTGgcgtatataatatattcataaactataattttattttattttttcagtcgtaatctgatagtactttatattaccataactatgaatgataatgtaactatcaattattgttattatatttatgttcTCAATTATCCCGCACAACatacgagtttaatctagtatctagtatatatagtgaatgacatgctttttcttttattaataaattaataattatctatattagttaaataatagtCGGATAATCTAAAAGacctttaatgtatataatataattgtaaacgatttgataacttaataatacGGTTACAATATAAACTCATACATgcatgagtatatatattagttcattatGTTTACACATTACACTGATCGATCGATCTATGGCTTCCTAGGAACATAcatactttattaaatatacaaaatataattatttcaaatagaaggactaatattgtgttttcttaatattagtgattaaatattaatggtgaaaactgtaaattagtgatgaaaaaaaaagtgtaaattatccaaagtagatggactaatgttgtgtttacttaatattaaatttggtaatggtactattatttagatctaagggttgtaatcaaaagtttgaacttatctaacggtccttgtttctttataaaagaatttaggaccttgttatatatatatattggtagatatagataatatagaCTAATTACCTATGTACATAAAATTATGAAAGCATTTTGTTAGTCGGAATACACATAGGAAAGTTATGAAGAACGAATTATGTCTTGcaatttaaacattttaaacTATTATCTTATATTTTGTATTGTAAAGAGATGAACGcaaacaaatttatattgagtgagaaataaaaacaacaacataATCTCATGTATGAACCATTTTTGCATTGTGCATCACCCGATTCACCcttatttaatttgatttcaAGTTTATTTAAAAGAGATAAAGTAATAGGTTCATTATCTTACAATAAGTTGAAATTTAACCTTAACTAAAGTTGTCATCTCATGTTAACGAGATATATTGGTTTACGTCACGAAGCTTTCTAATTTCCACCAACTGAAAAACttactcgtatatttttttttggagagtgatatatctacaacaaattTTGGTAATCTACAATAATGCATGTTTTACACACTTGTACATTGTgaattaaagtatatatttttattgcaGATAGTTAAAATATGTTGTGGATCACTTCCATTTTGTAGTTGTTCTAAAAATGACATAACCCCACAATGTCCAATTATATGGGCTAGTTATAAGGCCCATTAAACAATACAGTAACAATACTACTATTTGACCCGTTTAAGTACCAATCCGCCCATgtgaaattgatttgatttcaTGATTATTATTGCTGCAAAAAACAAAACCCTACTAATAAACCCCTTCAAGATTCTACAAACCAGGTTCcaaattctttctttctttttcaatgaAGCTCTTAACTATACATGTATCCATTATCTTTTctagaatttttatttttttaccgATAAAGATACTTCAACTGAGCAGTAATTTTTGTGTGGTTTTGTAGGAGTATTAGAATGTTGGATGAAAGCAAGTTTGATTTGCATTTGAAGTTATGGGCACTTAGAATCCCAAAAGAATTCTGCAAGGCTGCAACTAAGTTACTTAATgggtatatacatacattatatatataattttacttttttttttctaggcAGTACTCTTGATACATACattttgaaatcatatatatgaCATGTTCACCGGCCCATAGAAATATGTTTAGAAACATAGACCCAATTGTTCAAATTACTTAAAATCGATTTTTGACCATGTTAACACCTAGTACTGACTTTTGCCggttttgaccaaaacaattttTGGCTGATTAGGCGGTACACGAGTGGCCGTTGACATTGTAGAGATTTTGCAAACTTATTaacatgtaattttttttcattagatTTTGTAGAAATTTCTTGCATTAAGTTGAGTTGTTTATTCGGTTGGTTAGATGATAGTTTGAAGAAAAACACtaatattatttagtttttgtgGGAACTTCATTTTTGTAGATATTTCGTATTTGTCCCCTAGATGATGTTTAGTAGTTCCATATGGTTTGCAGAACTTATATAAACGGTCCGACTTTGCTTGtgttatataaaagaaaaattatttgcTCATATTCTTTCTTATCTGATGTTCTGTTAGACTATTTTTGCAAAGATAGGTGATTTTTTATGGACATGCCACAGCCCTAATGTAAATAATGTCTTCGAAAGAATTGGGTTATCATTATTATAGATGTTATTTGAACGGCCTTTGTTGATtctcatgaaatgttcaacgtTAATCTTTGTTATTGGTATATTGTAAACTTTCACATCAGATATTCAGATCATTAGTTCTTTTTTGGTCTGCTTGTAGACATATGTTTGACAAACCACGAATCAAGCCCATCACAGAAGACCCAACTAGTGATAAGACCCGCTATGTGATATTATCTGAAAGTGTACAAAATCCTGGTAAGAATCATTTGCCATGTAAATTTCTTACCTTTGCTCTTTGATAATCAGGATGTGAATTTTATTTCCAGCAAGCCTACTGCTCtccttatattaataaattgtgTACGTactttcattcttttttatatgataatattTAAGTCATCATGCTCTTTGTTGCAGATCTTTCAGATATCCCAACAGAGAAACTTAACGAATTAAAGAAGCTATGCAAGATTGAAACAGTTCCATACTCATTGACACTTGGATATTCCTATTGGGGCACAGGTAAATTTTATACCCGTATATTAATATCTAGACTCAAACTGTAATAATTTTCCGTGTTCTTTTACTTCTATCTTACTTTACCTGGTGTAATTTGGTGGATCATTTACAATACGATTTGTTATCTTTATTTGGTTTTGAGTCGCTTACATAAAAGATCTATTTTACCAAATACATGTTTAGTGATCGTTATTCCGCTGCAGACTATGTGCTGAAGCAGGTTCTACCTCCAGGACTCGAGGCTCCTTCATCTTTCGAAACCATAGTTAAGTATTCTGTACGTGTTAGTTCTGTTTAGATTTTCATCCagtgttattttttaaaacacaaGACTgcaaagtggatttcaacaagTTGTCCTAATGGCTTGAGATTTTTATCTATAACTCAATAAGTTTGAAGACTTGGAATTTCGGTGCAGAAGTTTtatacatgttgggaccaaccGACAGTTTTTTTGATGAATGAGTTGACCTCAATTTATTTTTCAGGTCACGTTGCTCACCTGAATATACCAGATGAACTTCTTCCGTACAAGGATGTGATTGCAAAGGTCATCTATGATGTATGTGctgactttttatttaattcagATGTGGTAAAATGGGCGGGTTGGTCAACTGGTCAACTTCATGATTTTGTGAATGCATTGTGCCAGGTTAATCTGGAGAACTTGTTGTCCAATtatacaaatttataataataataattgatattTAGTGTGTCAAGTATTATTaccaaaattatattatttcagtaatagtttaatttttatactGAAGTAATTTGGAAGGTTGAAAATACACTTATCATGACTTTCATTCCATTTGACCCGGTTCGGGTAAGTTAAGGTCTTCGATTTTATTCTTTCAACCTGTTAGGGATAATACAGAACCTGCATCAACCTTTTCATTagtaaatgggttgaatttGCAAATATAAGCTCTTCTGTCTATTCTGATCATCTACAGCTTTGATTTATCAGAAAAATTACCCCAGAATACAGACAGTTGTCAATAAAGTTGGCAGCATCGCAAATGAGTTTCGTGTACCCAAATTTGAAGTTTTGGCTGGGAAACCGGATATGGCTACAGAGGTTAAGCAGTATGGTGCAACCTTTAAGCTGGATTACGGATTGGTTTATTGGAATTCAAGACTTGAGCATGAACACATAAGACTGGTCAACAAGTTTCGACAAGGAGAGATCATCTGTGACATGTTTGCAGGGATTGGTCCTTTTGCTATCCCAGCTGCCCAAAAAGGATGCTTAGTGTATGCCAATGATTTAAACCCAGACAGCATTCGCTATTTAAAAGTTAATGCAGATATTAACAAGGTTAACGATACTCTTCGTGCTTATAATATGGATGCAAGATTGTTCATGTCTCAATTAATGGCAGTTCCTGTTGGCGAGTTAAAAGATGATGCTTCAGCTTTGGCTTCACCGGCGAAAGCAAATTCTGAAGAAAGGAATTATGGTATGTGTCATTCCATTCAGTTTGTTTAGTATACTttacaacaaaaaataacaagaagaaatccaaaaatagtttCAAAGATTTTATACTAGTAAGTTAAATCTATGATTATTGAACTAAAGTTTTTGGTCAGAAACTTCTGTTACCATATGGATTAAATAAATTTGGGATCTTACTGGTTTGTAACCAAGAGTAACATGGTCAAAATGATTATTTTCATCGTTATCTGCTTTAACTAAGCTATACTTGatagtatttttatatcttGTTTGGTCTGGTAGAAATTGCAGGAAGGAATATGTCAAGCAAAGATGGTGATAATATTTCATGTATGAAGAAAGAATCAATGGTAGCCTCCACTGCAAGCTGTACTGAAGGTATGATGCTTCAGTCAACTTTTGTATGAGTAGATTACCATTAATTATATTTGTCTGGTACTTTAAGTCTGTTAATATTTTGCAATATTAAATTTATAGCTCGCGTGGCCCATGAAAATCTAAATGTTGCATTTGAtacttaatatttttaaaatttgtttgactaTTTCGGACCCTCTTAACTTAATGCCCATTGTTTGCTGAAGTCAACAACGAAAGTAGTGGCGGTGTCAGTGAGCAAATGGGTAAATCTTTCTTAACACACAATGTAGCAGTTTTCGTTGGATGGATAGAATTATATGAATTTATGTAAAAACATTTATTCAGTTTTAATGATTGCATGTTTCATTAAGTTGCCGTATGCATCATTAATCTCTGAAACAGAAAATGGAAGCTTAAATTGTGCTGAGGCTCATGTAGCTGTCAAGACAAAAGGaagcaaaaacaaaagaatCAAGACTTCTGTGACTTTTAGTGATAAATCATGGGAGCACATCGATCATGTGATAATGAATCTACCAGCTTCTGCTCTACAGTTCTTAGGTAGATATGGTTCGAAAAAACATGGTGGCAATTGGCATGCTTTATTTTTCCATAAAAGTATCACGAATGACAACAAACTAAACTGAAATCCATCAATTTTTATTCATCTCAGATGTATTTAGAGGCCTTATACAAAGGAAATTTTGGAAAGGATCTCTACCATGGATTCATTGCTACTGCTTCATCCGATCAAACGAGACCCAAGAATCAGTGGTTTCGGTTAGCTTTTTACTCCCccgtacacacacacacacaaaatataacaagaaaaacatcataattcataacatTAAACAAAAGGATTTTGTAGACTGTGTCATAATGTATTATCTACTGATAACTTCTTTTCTGCAGGAAGCGGAGTCACTTTTGAATGCTAAGATACGTGAGCCAATATTTCATCGAGTTAGAGATGTTGCTCCAAACAAGGTAAAACCGATTCAAACTCcatcaaaaagttttttttttttttacgggaATTGTTATTAGAGATTTGACTAGGACAAAAAGGGGAGAAAGCATTGTTTTCACAAAATGACAGTGGTTCTGCTGTTAGGGCTGTACTCTGCATGTATGGTTACATCTttacaaaataattttgttGAGGTAATATACTTGTAAATGGGTCGTTTTCAGTTATGTTTTATTCAAAACAGgtcaaatttaataatttagcTTAAATGTATTTACCTTGTATACTTATATGGATCAAAAGCAAACGGGTTCAACAGGTTGCCATATATGCTTTTTGCCTAAATCAATTTACCAAGTCGTTTAGATCATTTTCGTGATAATATAGCTTTTGTTAATGTAACATAATTATCTGTAATTAAGAAATGAATTGTATTTGTGGATTAAGATTGACCCAATGCCCTGCACTAATATTACTTGTTACAACCCCAACCCGTTATGATCTGTCACCCAACCCATTCATCTTTTGCTTCTACTTACTACAGTCAATCTGTTTTGCAGGCAATGTATTGCCTGAGCTTTCAGTTACCTGAAGAAGCATGCATTAGTGAAGAAGCATGCATTAGTGAAGAAATCACTAAGAAGTCTTCAGGTTCTCTTGATAGATGTTAGTATGCACCTCAAAAAAAAAGGCTAGTTTTTGGCATGGAAAGAAATATATATCAAGAAAGTCCATCTTTCATGAATTAGTTATTGTACCTTTTTTACATCATCAATATTAAGATACTACTTTCAAGTAAATGGCCATAAAGTGCTTATCTGAAAGACATTCATCCTACACTGCACTGTAGTGCTCATCTCTTCCTTAACCTGTTAAGTTAACGTGTGTCTAAGGTTATGCATTTGCAATAAACTAATcactttctcttttttatttagaCAACATTATCTTATAATACGAACATTATTACGAAGATCATAAACAAGAAAAAGGACAAGTAGAACCCCACCGTTGAAAGATGCAATCATGCTCTTTATGAAGAAAGCATATCTTCTTGACTGGAATTGCATCATATGGTCATAGTATATACGTATatctttatactttttatttcaaGTGGGTACAAAAACAAAGACCAAAAGCTTGATTGGTGAACACACCGAAATTAATATCGAAAAAGCTTAAAGAAAGCAAGTGATAGGACTGCATGGAAATATATAACACGTAGATTCAGGCTGGAAAGTTTGATTAAATATGTTCAAGGGAGTTGGTTAATCTTTCCTTTATTTCTTCTTTATGTTTTGCACCTTGTCAAAAAGAtgaagttactttttttttcttcttgttttctATCTTCATTTCAGGACATTGTTATGTTGACCTTTTTTGGTAAACATAAGAGCCCATATGGGTCTTGGATAATGTACTAACTTCTGAATCTATTTTAAGCCTCATTGAGCTTCATTAGTCAAGCTCTAAAATGGGTTGTTCAGGCTTGTTTACATCGAATCCAGAATTGGTAATATTTGAGCTTGAACAGAAGTTACTCTCGGTAATTTCAAGTACCAAATTTGAAATCTTATATCGGCTCAGCTTGTCTGTTGATTTTTTAGAGTCGATTGAGTTAATTAACGTTAAATTGTTAAACGAGAGACACGAGACCAGTGATTATATAGAAGTTTATTAGAGCTTGAATTATGGGATGAGTTTATCGAGTTTGACGAGCAAAGTTaacttgaaaaaaaagttaCGAGTAATTActaatattttcttttcaaataatAGAGTTGGATGTCGAGAGTAGAATTATGAAAAGTACTTAACTATGACTCGTTTACATCCAATAGGTTAGAGTGTACAAAAGCATTATGTTATTGTGACTCTTATATACATTAAATCAACTTCTAATTTtgtgtttatgtttaaatagaCGAAGTGCTTTTACTTTTGTGCAAAAAATTATTACAACTTTCAAACCCGGTTTTACCACCACCAATatgacttttgagttttgactactactaattttctttcaatttcttATGTATGTCTTATGTGCAACAAAATATTTAGattatttacaaattttatcTTTGCAAACCCTAATACATTTAAATACATATCTTTGTATggcatctttgtatctttagattatttaatattattataaatataaatgcactacctttttttatataaaaaaaacaaaaagtgttatAAAATTAAGTGATGATTCCATTAGCTGATTTTCATGTCGACAAAAACAAATAGAATCTAAATAGTAAAAAGAAAGCAATTGTTTTGACTCAGAGATATACTATAAAATATTCAAATGACTGTAAATTTCTACTACTTCGATATTCTTGTAAAGATTGCTTACTTTTTCATTTAGAACTATACCCGTGCAATGCGATGGCGGTAACGACgacggtggtttagtggtgttgGTAATGGGTAGTGATGACATcaacaattggtgtcgagtgatgtaaccgtgtaagttgatgtaatggtgatagtggaaatattttaaaagatagagacttagagtgtaaattaaaaagagaagtagtaaattaattcattaaggacaaatttgaTAATCTCTAATAACCCTTTCCATATAGGGtgtttataatttaatactttTGCATCTAACCATTTCAAAAATAGGgggttaataattattataaaggagCATAGATAACAAGTGTTTTTCCTGCCTTCCTGGTTCTTGTTTGGGATCATATCAAAAACATCATGAAGTGAAAATCGATAGCTTGACTTTTATTgatgagtattttttttttatctaaagaCTGAAGCCTGATTGTAATTGacgaaaatatttttttttattctttttacggTACTCAAAGTCAAGACCCCGGGTCTTATTTTGTCTAAATTGTATTCCTTATTGTTTTCCagactttttttacatttatgaCACATGATATATAACAACTTTTACCttgtttcattatttttttagaaaaagttaTCATTGGTTGATGGTCTAGTACTAAACCCCATATATTTACAGCAGAAATAGTAACACACTTGAACTAATTTAGTTTTAGACTTTTCGTATCTATTGAGTTTTAAACTAGGCCGTTAATTGAATTACAACCTTTGAGTTGAGAAAAATAATACAAATCTGAACCTTGTTACATTTCTAAATGAAAAGGTTTGTTATAGAAAAATCGTAAATTGAATCCATTTGAACCCAcgtgacttttttttataagcCAAAATCAAACCCATTGTATCTAGCATCTTTGGGATACCCATACCACAATGACGAATCCCTCAagtaaac
The sequence above is drawn from the Erigeron canadensis isolate Cc75 chromosome 4, C_canadensis_v1, whole genome shotgun sequence genome and encodes:
- the LOC122596138 gene encoding tRNA (guanine(37)-N1)-methyltransferase 2 isoform X1, whose product is MSIRMLDESKFDLHLKLWALRIPKEFCKAATKLLNGHMFDKPRIKPITEDPTSDKTRYVILSESVQNPDLSDIPTEKLNELKKLCKIETVPYSLTLGYSYWGTDYVLKQVLPPGLEAPSSFETIGHVAHLNIPDELLPYKDVIAKVIYDKNYPRIQTVVNKVGSIANEFRVPKFEVLAGKPDMATEVKQYGATFKLDYGLVYWNSRLEHEHIRLVNKFRQGEIICDMFAGIGPFAIPAAQKGCLVYANDLNPDSIRYLKVNADINKVNDTLRAYNMDARLFMSQLMAVPVGELKDDASALASPAKANSEERNYEIAGRNMSSKDGDNISCMKKESMVASTASCTEENGSLNCAEAHVAVKTKGSKNKRIKTSVTFSDKSWEHIDHVIMNLPASALQFLDVFRGLIQRKFWKGSLPWIHCYCFIRSNETQESVVSEAESLLNAKIREPIFHRVRDVAPNKAMYCLSFQLPEEACISEEACISEEITKKSSGSLDRC
- the LOC122596138 gene encoding tRNA (guanine(37)-N1)-methyltransferase 2 isoform X4 → MSIRMLDESKFDLHLKLWALRIPKEFCKAATKLLNGHMFDKPRIKPITEDPTSDKTRYVILSESVQNPDLSDIPTEKLNELKKLCKIETVPYSLTLGYSYWGTDYVLKQVLPPGLEAPSSFETIGHVAHLNIPDELLPYKDVIAKKNYPRIQTVVNKVGSIANEFRVPKFEVLAGKPDMATEVKQYGATFKLDYGLVYWNSRLEHEHIRLVNKFRQGEIICDMFAGIGPFAIPAAQKGCLVYANDLNPDSIRYLKVNADINKVNDTLRAYNMDARLFMSQLMAVPVGELKDDASALASPAKANSEERNYEIAGRNMSSKDGDNISCMKKESMVASTASCTEENGSLNCAEAHVAVKTKGSKNKRIKTSVTFSDKSWEHIDHVIMNLPASALQFLDVFRGLIQRKFWKGSLPWIHCYCFIRSNETQESVVSEAESLLNAKIREPIFHRVRDVAPNKAMYCLSFQLPEEACISEEACISEEITKKSSGSLDRC
- the LOC122596138 gene encoding tRNA (guanine(37)-N1)-methyltransferase 2 isoform X3, whose protein sequence is MLDESKFDLHLKLWALRIPKEFCKAATKLLNGHMFDKPRIKPITEDPTSDKTRYVILSESVQNPDLSDIPTEKLNELKKLCKIETVPYSLTLGYSYWGTDYVLKQVLPPGLEAPSSFETIGHVAHLNIPDELLPYKDVIAKVIYDKNYPRIQTVVNKVGSIANEFRVPKFEVLAGKPDMATEVKQYGATFKLDYGLVYWNSRLEHEHIRLVNKFRQGEIICDMFAGIGPFAIPAAQKGCLVYANDLNPDSIRYLKVNADINKVNDTLRAYNMDARLFMSQLMAVPVGELKDDASALASPAKANSEERNYEIAGRNMSSKDGDNISCMKKESMVASTASCTEENGSLNCAEAHVAVKTKGSKNKRIKTSVTFSDKSWEHIDHVIMNLPASALQFLDVFRGLIQRKFWKGSLPWIHCYCFIRSNETQESVVSEAESLLNAKIREPIFHRVRDVAPNKAMYCLSFQLPEEACISEEACISEEITKKSSGSLDRC
- the LOC122596138 gene encoding tRNA (guanine(37)-N1)-methyltransferase 2 isoform X2; the encoded protein is MSIRMLDESKFDLHLKLWALRIPKEFCKAATKLLNGHMFDKPRIKPITEDPTSDKTRYVILSESVQNPDLSDIPTEKLNELKKLCKIETVPYSLTLGYSYWGTDYVLKQVLPPGLEAPSSFETIGHVAHLNIPDELLPYKDVIAKVIYDKNYPRIQTVVNKVGSIANEFRVPKFEVLAGKPDMATEVKQYGATFKLDYGLVYWNSRLEHEHIRLVNKFRQGEIICDMFAGIGPFAIPAAQKGCLVYANDLNPDSIRYLKVNADINKVNDTLRAYNMDARLFMSQLMAVPVGELKDDASALASPAKANSEERNYGRNMSSKDGDNISCMKKESMVASTASCTEENGSLNCAEAHVAVKTKGSKNKRIKTSVTFSDKSWEHIDHVIMNLPASALQFLDVFRGLIQRKFWKGSLPWIHCYCFIRSNETQESVVSEAESLLNAKIREPIFHRVRDVAPNKAMYCLSFQLPEEACISEEACISEEITKKSSGSLDRC